In the genome of Streptomyces sp. NBC_00190, one region contains:
- a CDS encoding penicillin acylase family protein → MTVQTDTAPPDDPRPVPGPEAAAVTPADPGTPAPAPAPRTRRRRLRRILTRTAVALTALVLLAAGSLAGYAYWTVQRSLPQLSGSTGVPGLRGEARIVRDASGIPQIYADNAHDLFMAEGYAQAQDRFWQMDTQRHVTSGRLAEMFGPSQVQTDKVARTFGWYRVAEQEVTMLSAETRAYLQAFSDGVNAYLARNQGAELSVEYPVLGFVSGDYRPEPWTPADSVSWLKTMAWNLNTGMIDQFQQAMLAARLPAGTADDLFPGYDFQRWSPIVPDRAPATAPAPVTAAAAPVPAAPAAGAAPVVPAAASAALADSAAVRGVLAAVLGPQGIGIGSNSWVVAGSRTTTGKPLLENDPHLTPSLPGIWYQVGLHCTRIGPDCPYDVSGFTFAGMPGVVIGHNADISWGFTDLGAADSDLFVEKVSGSTYEHQGKQRPMTVRQEQIKVAGAPPVDLTVRSTLHGPLISDVLKSADEVADEGKEPDVPPRGAQEDYAVAMQWTALDPAPTMDALFALDRAANWNEFRAAAEVFASPVQNMIYADTAGNIGYQTPGRIPVRKAGDSRHPVPGWTGAYDWTGYLPFDQLPTSFNPPEGYIVTANNAVVGPGYPHLIGSSWGTGYRSQRIAQLIEQGGKLDVAAMERITQDSWNGNAATLVPRLLQVGVGPDAGPAQDLLRDWDFTQGADSAPAAYFNTVWRELLQSAFTDRLSQAGVKGYAYPDGGGRWFDVVRGLLDKPDSTWWTSAADPSVRGRDAMLRQAMERAATDLRKRLGDEPRKWRWGALHTLTLENPTLGTGGPAPLQWLLNAEPVGVGGGTDSVLANGWDPQKGFEVIWVPSMRMVVDLADFERSRWINLTGASGHAGADTYTDQTGLWAKGGSLPWPYGAAAVDAAARDRLRLTP, encoded by the coding sequence ATGACAGTCCAGACCGACACGGCCCCGCCGGACGATCCCCGCCCGGTCCCCGGACCGGAGGCCGCCGCGGTGACCCCGGCCGACCCCGGCACGCCCGCCCCCGCCCCCGCGCCCCGCACCCGGCGCCGACGCCTGCGGCGGATCCTCACGCGCACCGCGGTCGCCCTCACCGCCCTGGTGCTGCTGGCAGCCGGCAGCCTGGCCGGGTACGCGTACTGGACGGTCCAGCGCTCGCTGCCGCAGCTGTCCGGCAGCACCGGCGTGCCCGGTCTGCGGGGCGAGGCCCGGATCGTCCGGGACGCTTCCGGCATCCCGCAGATCTACGCCGACAACGCGCACGACCTGTTCATGGCCGAGGGCTACGCCCAGGCCCAGGACCGGTTCTGGCAGATGGACACCCAGCGGCACGTCACCTCGGGTCGGCTCGCCGAGATGTTCGGTCCGAGCCAGGTGCAGACCGACAAGGTGGCGCGCACTTTCGGCTGGTACCGGGTGGCCGAGCAGGAGGTGACCATGCTGTCGGCGGAGACCCGGGCGTACTTGCAGGCCTTCTCCGACGGAGTGAACGCCTACCTCGCCCGGAACCAGGGCGCCGAGCTGTCGGTGGAGTATCCGGTGCTCGGCTTCGTCTCCGGCGACTACCGGCCCGAGCCATGGACCCCGGCCGATTCGGTGTCCTGGCTGAAGACCATGGCCTGGAACCTCAACACCGGCATGATCGACCAGTTCCAGCAGGCGATGCTCGCGGCGCGGCTGCCCGCGGGTACGGCTGACGACCTCTTCCCCGGCTACGACTTCCAACGCTGGTCGCCGATCGTCCCCGACCGCGCACCCGCGACCGCACCCGCACCCGTGACCGCAGCGGCGGCCCCGGTCCCGGCGGCGCCCGCCGCCGGAGCGGCGCCCGTCGTCCCCGCCGCGGCCTCCGCCGCGCTGGCCGACAGCGCGGCGGTGCGGGGCGTGCTGGCCGCCGTCCTCGGCCCGCAGGGCATCGGCATCGGCTCCAACTCCTGGGTGGTGGCGGGCAGCCGCACCACCACCGGAAAGCCGCTGCTGGAGAACGACCCGCACCTGACCCCCTCGCTGCCGGGCATCTGGTACCAGGTCGGTCTGCACTGCACCCGGATCGGCCCCGACTGCCCTTACGACGTCAGCGGCTTCACCTTCGCGGGGATGCCGGGCGTGGTGATCGGCCACAACGCCGACATCTCCTGGGGCTTCACCGACCTGGGCGCCGCCGACTCCGACCTGTTCGTGGAGAAGGTCAGCGGTTCCACTTACGAGCACCAGGGCAAGCAGCGGCCGATGACCGTCCGCCAGGAGCAGATCAAGGTGGCCGGTGCCCCTCCGGTGGATCTGACCGTCCGCTCGACCCTGCACGGCCCGCTGATCTCCGACGTGCTCAAGTCCGCGGACGAGGTGGCCGACGAGGGCAAGGAGCCCGACGTCCCGCCGCGCGGCGCGCAGGAGGACTACGCGGTGGCGATGCAGTGGACCGCGCTCGACCCTGCCCCCACCATGGACGCCCTCTTCGCCCTGGACCGGGCCGCGAACTGGAACGAGTTCCGCGCGGCCGCCGAGGTCTTCGCCTCGCCGGTGCAGAACATGATCTACGCGGACACCGCCGGGAACATCGGCTACCAGACGCCGGGCCGCATACCCGTCCGCAAGGCGGGTGACAGCCGCCACCCCGTACCGGGCTGGACCGGGGCCTACGACTGGACCGGCTACCTGCCCTTCGACCAGCTGCCCACGAGCTTCAACCCTCCGGAGGGCTACATCGTCACCGCCAACAACGCGGTGGTCGGCCCCGGCTACCCGCACCTGATCGGCAGCAGCTGGGGCACCGGCTACCGCAGCCAGCGGATCGCCCAGCTCATCGAGCAGGGCGGAAAGCTGGACGTCGCGGCGATGGAGCGGATCACCCAGGACAGCTGGAACGGCAACGCCGCCACCCTGGTGCCCCGGCTGCTCCAGGTCGGGGTCGGCCCCGACGCCGGACCGGCACAGGACCTGCTGCGTGACTGGGACTTCACCCAGGGCGCCGACTCGGCCCCGGCCGCCTACTTCAACACGGTCTGGCGCGAACTGCTGCAGAGCGCGTTCACCGACCGGCTGAGCCAGGCCGGAGTCAAGGGCTACGCCTACCCGGACGGCGGCGGTCGCTGGTTCGACGTGGTGCGCGGCCTGCTCGACAAGCCGGACAGCACGTGGTGGACCAGCGCCGCCGACCCCTCCGTGCGCGGCCGCGACGCGATGCTGCGCCAGGCGATGGAGCGGGCCGCCACCGACCTGCGCAAGCGGCTCGGCGACGAGCCGCGCAAGTGGCGATGGGGCGCCCTGCACACCCTGACGCTGGAGAACCCGACCCTGGGCACCGGCGGCCCGGCCCCGCTGCAGTGGCTGCTGAACGCCGAGCCGGTCGGGGTCGGCGGCGGTACCGATTCGGTGCTGGCCAACGGCTGGGACCCGCAGAAGGGCTTCGAGGTGATCTGGGTGCCCTCCATGCGGATGGTGGTGGACCTGGCGGACTTCGAGCGCTCCCGCTGGATCAACCTGACCGGCGCGTCGGGCCACGCCGGCGCGGACACCTACACCGACCAGACCGGGCTCTGGGCCAAGGGCGGCAGTCTGCCCTGGCCGTACGGAGCGGCAGCGGTGGACGCGGCGGCGCGCGACCGCCTGCGCCTCACTCCCTGA
- a CDS encoding ketoacyl-ACP synthase III family protein — translation MRWEQVYLAGTGVWLADRANAVAAVAAGAYDAGEHAVNQIHSVSSAVAGGPDDLSAPEMAVRAARTALRRSGRAAERVAAVFHSYLWFQGAELWPSAAYVAQHTVGSAVPAFDLLQQCNAGLAGLELAARQLRSGGSGEGEAVLLTTADRFAPPAFDRWRAERGMVYGDGGTALVLSSSPEGVTGRLLATATRVDNSLEGLARGAGFRSGPELEARPVNPGLRAEEYFRAQRNMRAATLRTAEVAAESIRVALADADTPMEQIDRVVLNATGRQRMHWQLEHQLGVEEKFSNWEFCREVGHLGAGDHFAGLNELLETGEVAEGDRVLLVGGGTGYSCTSAVVEITDASGGCA, via the coding sequence ATGCGCTGGGAGCAGGTGTACCTGGCCGGCACGGGTGTCTGGCTGGCCGACCGCGCGAACGCCGTGGCGGCGGTCGCGGCCGGTGCGTACGACGCCGGGGAACACGCCGTCAACCAGATCCACTCGGTCAGCTCGGCCGTGGCCGGCGGGCCGGACGATCTGTCCGCGCCGGAGATGGCGGTCCGCGCGGCCCGTACCGCGCTGCGCCGGTCGGGCCGGGCAGCGGAGCGGGTGGCCGCCGTGTTCCACAGCTATCTGTGGTTCCAGGGAGCCGAGTTGTGGCCGTCCGCCGCATACGTGGCACAGCACACGGTCGGCTCGGCGGTGCCCGCCTTCGACCTGTTGCAGCAGTGCAACGCGGGACTGGCCGGACTGGAGCTGGCGGCCCGGCAGCTCCGGTCCGGCGGGTCCGGCGAGGGCGAGGCAGTGCTGCTGACCACGGCCGACCGCTTCGCGCCCCCCGCCTTCGACCGCTGGCGGGCCGAACGGGGCATGGTCTACGGCGACGGTGGCACCGCGCTGGTGCTGAGCTCCTCCCCCGAGGGAGTGACCGGCCGCCTGCTGGCCACCGCGACCCGGGTGGACAACTCGCTGGAGGGCCTGGCCCGGGGCGCCGGATTCCGTTCCGGGCCGGAGTTGGAGGCCAGGCCGGTGAACCCGGGGCTGCGGGCCGAGGAGTACTTCCGCGCACAACGCAACATGCGGGCCGCGACGCTGCGCACCGCCGAGGTGGCGGCCGAGTCGATCCGGGTCGCGCTGGCCGATGCCGACACACCGATGGAACAGATCGACCGGGTGGTGCTCAACGCCACCGGACGCCAGCGGATGCACTGGCAGCTGGAACACCAGTTGGGCGTCGAGGAGAAGTTCTCCAACTGGGAGTTCTGCCGCGAGGTGGGCCACCTCGGCGCCGGGGACCACTTCGCCGGACTGAACGAGCTGCTGGAGACCGGCGAGGTCGCCGAGGGAGACCGGGTGCTGCTGGTAGGCGGCGGCACCGGCTACAGCTGCACCAGCGCGGTCGTCGAGATAACCGATGCCTCGGGCGGGTGCGCATGA